A window from Neobacillus sp. PS3-40 encodes these proteins:
- a CDS encoding type II CAAX endopeptidase family protein, with protein MNLIDVIVRVFLILFFAYGITIGTIYLVTLAKIDIKDVSQRNGVKFMSIALIGNFSLIVVVYLMMHYLDKKDLFSLGFYITKVNVLLGLIMFILTVFIALLFVYVLQQMGMVKFKIKSMVLSRMKKEWTTFFLPFFVLFLAALQEEIMYRGYFSYIFQGYGMLTAMLLSSSLFTVWHFLGNRVNIFQVIEWFVCGILLFYLYDKSHSIWLVTFLHLSRNLTNVFIWNIADKYSFLKFDNPIKPRYKTVHTILWTSIIASLTFIIFDY; from the coding sequence ATGAACCTAATCGATGTCATAGTAAGGGTTTTTTTGATCTTGTTTTTTGCATATGGGATTACTATAGGAACAATATATCTCGTAACACTAGCTAAAATTGATATAAAAGATGTTAGCCAGCGTAATGGTGTAAAATTTATGTCGATTGCATTGATTGGTAACTTTTCACTTATTGTTGTTGTTTATCTAATGATGCATTACCTTGATAAAAAAGATTTATTTTCCCTTGGCTTTTATATCACTAAGGTAAATGTCTTATTAGGTCTCATAATGTTTATTTTAACAGTGTTCATTGCGCTATTGTTTGTCTATGTTCTTCAACAAATGGGAATGGTTAAATTTAAAATAAAGTCAATGGTACTGTCTAGAATGAAGAAGGAATGGACCACTTTTTTTCTGCCCTTTTTTGTTCTTTTTCTTGCTGCATTGCAAGAAGAAATCATGTATCGCGGATATTTTTCCTATATATTTCAAGGGTACGGAATGTTAACAGCTATGTTGCTATCTAGCAGTCTATTCACCGTTTGGCACTTTTTAGGTAACAGAGTAAATATATTTCAGGTAATTGAATGGTTTGTTTGTGGCATTCTTCTATTTTACTTATACGATAAAAGCCATTCGATATGGCTCGTTACTTTCCTGCACTTAAGCAGAAATCTGACAAATGTTTTCATTTGGAATATTGCCGATAAGTATTCATTTCTAAAATTTGATAACCCTATTAAACCACGTTATAAAACCGTACATACTATCTTATGGACTAGTATTATTGCTAGTTTAACGTTTATTATATTTGATTATTAA
- a CDS encoding cell division protein FtsK, with translation MKVFNIIIEFLNKKKHFDFWGDRYEELSDDDIKYIEKAPTQNPYGLIGMLVGGVAFAFGPKYGFIPVINLIFCIVTFFTFDWEKEDNPWPFYVGIILSLIGLSMFIKGEVHHLII, from the coding sequence ATGAAAGTATTTAACATTATTATCGAATTTCTCAACAAAAAAAAGCATTTTGACTTTTGGGGAGATAGGTACGAGGAACTATCTGATGATGATATAAAATATATAGAGAAAGCTCCAACTCAAAATCCATATGGACTTATAGGAATGCTTGTAGGTGGAGTTGCGTTTGCATTTGGCCCCAAATACGGCTTTATCCCTGTAATTAATCTTATCTTTTGCATAGTAACCTTTTTTACTTTTGATTGGGAAAAAGAAGATAATCCTTGGCCATTTTACGTAGGTATAATACTTTCATTGATCGGATTATCAATGTTTATTAAAGGTGAAGTTCACCATCTAATAATCTAA
- a CDS encoding DUF2971 domain-containing protein — protein sequence MSDIEDELEAKMEQAISHFDKTFKTNVYDKFLYHYTTIPTALEYILFTHKLRFNSILHTNDPRETKDWNFTIELPKGINHDYIEQNYDLINNTQIRANELVKHGIKLACFSLDNREICENTNAYDFGRGYAKSRMWAQYAGNHTGLCLEFDKRQLVKDINNCLHEKGSIYSGMVFYRNLVSRDSLCINLNDILKEGLENAITGYLEKNIDALYFIKGVDWRDEDEFRIVINTLSKEGFEYIDISNSLKGIVLGEAFPEVYKPALKYVLDRNFKDVFVSKLKWSNGHPLAFPDFLDY from the coding sequence ATGAGTGATATCGAAGATGAACTTGAAGCAAAAATGGAACAGGCAATATCACATTTTGATAAAACATTTAAAACTAATGTATACGATAAATTCCTTTATCACTACACCACAATCCCAACAGCACTAGAATATATATTATTTACACATAAACTGCGCTTTAATTCAATTTTACATACAAATGATCCAAGAGAAACAAAAGATTGGAATTTTACAATCGAATTGCCAAAAGGAATTAATCATGATTATATTGAACAGAATTATGATCTTATCAATAATACACAAATACGTGCCAATGAGCTTGTGAAACACGGTATTAAGTTAGCTTGTTTTTCTTTGGATAATCGAGAAATTTGTGAAAATACAAACGCTTATGATTTTGGTAGAGGTTATGCAAAATCAAGAATGTGGGCTCAATATGCCGGCAACCATACTGGACTATGTTTAGAATTTGATAAAAGGCAACTTGTGAAAGATATTAACAATTGCCTCCACGAAAAGGGTAGTATTTATTCCGGGATGGTTTTTTATCGTAATCTTGTTTCTCGCGATTCACTCTGTATAAATTTGAATGATATTTTAAAAGAAGGATTAGAAAATGCTATTACTGGCTATCTGGAAAAAAATATCGATGCCTTGTATTTTATAAAAGGTGTTGATTGGCGTGATGAAGATGAATTTCGAATCGTAATTAATACATTATCTAAAGAAGGCTTTGAATATATAGATATTAGCAATTCTCTAAAAGGAATTGTATTGGGAGAGGCATTTCCAGAAGTGTACAAACCTGCATTAAAATATGTTTTAGATAGAAATTTTAAAGACGTTTTTGTTTCTAAATTAAAATGGTCGAATGGACACCCTTTAGCTTTTCCCGATTTTTTGGATTATTAG
- a CDS encoding SEC-C metal-binding domain-containing protein gives MVNEELCPCGSKINFEQCCYYPKEGNTPADVKKRITRIVISTFDKVGDTRGETCLYVARLVKDLLNEFGIKGYIAAGSSKWNRVTTFYDWKPPREFHAWAVTEFGETVDLACDALNERSDWHYHLSNNVPIRCWKKELKDRDYKIYDYGAKTFEFDEEGYRILLSIALNKLKK, from the coding sequence TTGGTAAATGAGGAATTATGCCCATGCGGTAGTAAAATTAACTTTGAGCAATGTTGCTATTATCCGAAAGAAGGTAATACCCCAGCGGATGTTAAAAAAAGAATTACTAGGATAGTAATATCCACTTTTGACAAGGTTGGAGATACAAGAGGAGAGACATGTTTATATGTTGCCAGATTAGTAAAAGACTTGTTAAATGAATTTGGTATAAAAGGTTATATAGCTGCTGGATCATCTAAGTGGAATAGAGTAACTACATTTTATGATTGGAAACCACCAAGAGAGTTCCATGCGTGGGCAGTAACAGAATTTGGAGAAACTGTTGATTTAGCATGTGATGCACTAAATGAAAGGTCTGATTGGCATTACCATCTATCTAACAATGTTCCGATAAGATGCTGGAAAAAGGAATTAAAAGACCGTGACTATAAAATTTACGATTACGGGGCTAAAACATTTGAATTTGATGAAGAAGGATACCGCATTTTATTATCGATTGCATTAAATAAACTAAAGAAATGA
- a CDS encoding DUF445 domain-containing protein produces MSKRSTKSQHLASISLAIMGVGFIATIPFQHSFWGNILQGGFEAGLVGGLADWFAVTALFRHPLGIPIPHTALLPKNRQRITATIISMLENDWLTKESIREKIAAIHFTEKLLGLFEKELLSDYARKLVISMIQKVIQRFDMDQIAPIVEKEIKSQIHSLDIKTYFPMAVEQFSLRKYDEKTLDFILNEIDEWANKESTKNRLGGMAVEAIENIKADGFMQFALKSFSSLVNEEKLGSIIQSLIVNGVNSFRDPYNQNRTTLLWNIQTKLQNVKNNEMVLEELDNWKKQLVNDWQLEGKIIDFLNNMQQKALDFVQEPRFFDTYIIPFLTNSLINLREDLNKMSSIEDWIRKHIFDFIEKNHSKLGHLVEENLDKLDDKTLIEMLESNVGKDLQWIRVNGAICGFLIGLILVGIRLLF; encoded by the coding sequence ATGTCAAAACGTTCAACAAAGTCACAACACTTAGCCAGTATTTCATTAGCTATCATGGGAGTTGGGTTCATAGCAACCATTCCATTTCAGCATTCGTTCTGGGGAAACATTCTTCAGGGAGGTTTTGAAGCAGGTCTTGTTGGTGGGTTAGCCGATTGGTTTGCTGTTACTGCATTATTTCGGCATCCATTAGGAATCCCAATTCCACACACGGCCCTTTTGCCAAAAAACCGTCAAAGGATCACAGCTACTATTATTTCTATGTTAGAAAATGATTGGCTAACAAAAGAAAGCATCAGAGAGAAAATAGCTGCTATCCATTTTACAGAAAAATTACTTGGTTTATTTGAAAAGGAACTACTTTCGGATTATGCACGTAAACTAGTTATTTCAATGATCCAAAAGGTTATTCAACGTTTCGACATGGATCAAATTGCTCCAATAGTGGAAAAAGAAATAAAGTCGCAAATTCACTCACTCGACATAAAAACATATTTTCCAATGGCAGTGGAACAATTTTCTTTACGAAAATACGATGAAAAGACCTTGGACTTTATTTTGAATGAAATAGATGAATGGGCCAATAAAGAAAGTACCAAAAATAGACTTGGTGGAATGGCAGTTGAGGCGATTGAAAATATAAAAGCAGACGGCTTTATGCAATTTGCCTTAAAGTCTTTCAGCAGTCTTGTTAATGAAGAAAAATTAGGAAGTATTATTCAATCATTAATTGTTAACGGGGTAAATAGCTTTCGAGATCCTTACAATCAAAATAGGACGACATTACTTTGGAATATCCAAACAAAGTTACAAAATGTTAAAAATAATGAAATGGTGTTAGAGGAACTAGACAACTGGAAAAAACAGTTGGTTAACGATTGGCAGCTTGAAGGGAAAATTATTGATTTTCTCAATAATATGCAGCAAAAAGCTTTAGATTTTGTACAGGAACCACGGTTTTTCGATACTTATATCATTCCTTTTTTAACTAATTCCTTAATCAACTTAAGGGAAGACCTAAATAAAATGAGCAGTATTGAGGATTGGATTAGAAAACATATCTTTGATTTCATCGAGAAAAATCATTCGAAACTTGGGCACTTAGTAGAGGAAAATTTGGACAAGCTGGATGATAAAACATTGATTGAGATGCTTGAAAGTAATGTTGGAAAGGACCTGCAATGGATTCGGGTTAACGGTGCCATTTGCGGATTCTTAATTGGTCTAATTTTGGTTGGGATAAGGTTATTATTTTAG
- a CDS encoding DUF3939 domain-containing protein, whose translation MNQKISKHFNRMTESFEIGLEESSTYIHYTRGSIEKTVYALKSDEVTTESYFENFFEENNVSEEMRKDVRKFLKHKKNPNWDEFSSFLLKAITLHLVFGVTIALSVFVCYKLGTIIDNQFHLYPLFTVIGFFSGIGIGGLSTYTIGQKYSNPIKRMQMIAMRASTPLIKKTENLPIIDVTLEEVRQAVREFSDNLPNGVYRTILVQDDNSIDFKQLTHILGGIPSRSFYMSKETYELFEEGDKLIPFEMDLVQRAVDQYVKDKKEYPILLFDPYRKVSYNQLISQHYLKSPPKTQFYVSNSDGMITNHKLSKKTKGSSPQE comes from the coding sequence ATGAATCAAAAAATTAGTAAGCATTTTAATCGAATGACAGAGTCATTTGAAATTGGGCTTGAAGAGAGCTCTACTTATATTCATTACACAAGAGGGTCGATTGAAAAAACAGTTTATGCACTGAAAAGCGATGAAGTAACAACTGAGTCATACTTTGAGAATTTTTTTGAGGAAAATAATGTTTCGGAGGAAATGAGAAAAGATGTTCGTAAATTTTTAAAGCATAAAAAGAACCCAAATTGGGATGAATTTTCTAGCTTTCTTTTGAAGGCTATCACCTTACATTTGGTATTCGGTGTTACGATTGCTCTGTCTGTTTTCGTTTGCTATAAACTAGGGACAATAATAGATAATCAATTCCATCTATACCCTCTTTTTACCGTTATAGGTTTTTTTTCAGGAATTGGAATTGGAGGACTCTCCACTTATACAATAGGGCAAAAGTATTCTAATCCTATTAAAAGAATGCAAATGATAGCAATGCGGGCTTCAACCCCTTTAATTAAGAAGACAGAAAATCTCCCCATAATTGATGTAACACTTGAAGAAGTACGCCAGGCAGTAAGAGAATTTTCAGACAACCTTCCTAATGGTGTTTACAGAACCATCCTTGTCCAAGATGACAATAGTATTGATTTCAAACAACTTACCCATATCTTAGGAGGAATTCCCTCGAGAAGTTTTTATATGTCAAAAGAAACCTACGAATTGTTCGAAGAAGGGGATAAACTGATTCCTTTTGAGATGGATTTAGTTCAAAGGGCTGTTGACCAATATGTGAAGGATAAAAAAGAATATCCAATATTACTATTTGACCCCTATCGGAAAGTGAGCTACAATCAACTAATTTCCCAGCATTATCTTAAATCGCCTCCTAAAACTCAATTTTATGTTTCAAACTCGGATGGAATGATTACCAATCATAAGTTAAGTAAAAAAACAAAAGGAAGTTCCCCTCAGGAATGA
- a CDS encoding CGCGG family rSAM-modified RiPP protein — translation MDKDWTKDLEHDEYENDIDLIIKDALTAVEETNVGVYVNLVTSEVFGSPVAYLQPLLEEMYPNQLQIKFIDQCGCGGYVLRVWKLAEKA, via the coding sequence ATGGATAAGGATTGGACAAAAGATCTTGAGCATGATGAATATGAAAATGATATCGATCTAATTATTAAAGATGCACTTACCGCTGTTGAGGAAACAAACGTTGGAGTATATGTTAATTTAGTTACTTCTGAGGTATTTGGAAGCCCGGTGGCCTATTTACAGCCTCTTTTAGAGGAAATGTATCCAAATCAGCTCCAAATTAAATTTATTGATCAATGTGGATGTGGCGGCTATGTTCTAAGGGTATGGAAATTAGCGGAAAAAGCTTAA
- a CDS encoding hemolysin family protein, producing MDIFNLVVIAILIALTAFFVASEFAIIRIRSSRIDQLIEEGNTKAISAKKVISNLDEYLSACQFGITITALGLGWLGESTIEGILRPIFVGLHIPENITHVLAIGIAFAAITFLHVVVGELAPKTLAIQKAEMITLVMSRPLILFYKIMYPIIWALNNSAKITASMFGLKPVSENEIAHTEEELRIILSESYKSGEINQSEFKYVNKIFEFDNRIAKEVMVPRTEIVSLSKDDTLETFLQLVREEKFTRYPIMDGDKDHIIGLVNIKEMITDLVGNENLSSQTLEKYTRPILRVIETIPIHDLLVKMQKDRVHMSVLMDEYGGTSGLVTVEDILEEIVGEIRDEFDMDEIPMIRKIKDHHYIIDSKVLVSEVNDLLGLEIDDEDIDTIGGWVLTENYEVKEGDIIPHDSYTFKILEMEEHHIIYIEVIKKVEISESTPQKIALSKSEVLS from the coding sequence TTGGACATATTTAACTTGGTTGTAATAGCCATTTTAATTGCTTTAACAGCCTTTTTTGTCGCTTCGGAATTCGCGATTATAAGGATAAGAAGTTCAAGGATCGACCAATTAATTGAGGAAGGAAATACGAAAGCTATTTCCGCAAAAAAAGTCATTTCAAATTTAGATGAATATCTTTCTGCTTGTCAGTTTGGGATTACGATCACTGCTCTTGGATTAGGTTGGCTTGGGGAATCAACAATTGAAGGAATTTTACGCCCTATTTTTGTAGGATTGCACATTCCAGAAAACATTACACATGTATTGGCGATTGGAATTGCATTTGCAGCCATTACTTTTTTACATGTTGTCGTTGGTGAACTTGCTCCTAAAACATTAGCAATTCAAAAAGCTGAAATGATTACGTTGGTCATGTCAAGACCACTCATCCTTTTTTATAAGATCATGTATCCAATTATATGGGCACTTAATAATTCAGCAAAGATAACGGCTAGCATGTTTGGTTTAAAGCCTGTTTCTGAAAATGAAATTGCTCATACAGAAGAAGAACTTCGCATCATACTGTCTGAAAGCTATAAAAGTGGTGAAATTAACCAGTCAGAGTTTAAGTATGTAAACAAGATATTTGAATTTGATAATCGAATCGCCAAAGAGGTTATGGTCCCAAGGACTGAAATTGTCTCATTATCAAAAGATGATACTTTGGAAACATTTCTTCAGCTAGTACGGGAAGAAAAATTTACTAGGTATCCAATTATGGATGGTGACAAGGACCATATTATTGGGCTTGTCAATATAAAAGAGATGATAACTGACTTAGTTGGAAATGAGAATCTTTCTTCACAAACATTAGAAAAGTATACTCGTCCCATATTAAGAGTAATTGAAACAATTCCCATCCATGATTTGCTTGTTAAAATGCAAAAAGACCGAGTTCATATGTCTGTTTTAATGGACGAATATGGTGGTACATCAGGACTTGTAACAGTTGAAGATATATTAGAAGAAATTGTTGGGGAAATTCGGGATGAATTCGATATGGATGAAATTCCAATGATTCGCAAAATAAAAGATCACCATTATATCATTGACTCGAAGGTATTAGTCAGTGAAGTTAATGATTTATTAGGACTTGAAATTGATGACGAGGATATTGATACTATAGGTGGATGGGTCTTAACCGAAAATTATGAAGTCAAAGAGGGCGACATCATTCCACATGATTCTTACACGTTCAAAATTTTAGAAATGGAAGAACATCATATTATCTATATTGAAGTCATAAAGAAAGTTGAAATAAGTGAATCTACACCTCAAAAAATAGCATTATCTAAGTCCGAGGTACTTTCATAA
- a CDS encoding MerR family transcriptional regulator, translated as MVSKRTIDYYTSIGLLTAERSKANYRIYTDESLIDLKFIVDCKGLHYPLDEIKRKLEMKKAKNIRDSEVEQHIGVVTQQMKQLDTDLSVLISLIETLDEQQKEKLAKKLNLQGTLLMKSLLNLTS; from the coding sequence ATGGTTTCAAAAAGGACGATTGACTATTACACGTCTATTGGCTTATTAACAGCCGAGCGATCTAAAGCAAATTACCGAATATATACAGATGAATCTCTAATAGATTTGAAGTTTATAGTAGATTGTAAAGGACTGCACTATCCATTAGATGAGATTAAGAGAAAACTAGAAATGAAAAAAGCTAAGAATATTCGTGATTCAGAAGTGGAGCAGCATATAGGTGTCGTAACACAACAGATGAAACAGCTAGATACTGATTTATCCGTTCTTATCTCTTTAATAGAGACATTAGACGAGCAGCAAAAAGAAAAGCTTGCAAAAAAACTCAATCTACAAGGAACGTTATTGATGAAATCACTTTTGAATTTAACGAGTTAA
- a CDS encoding hemolysin family protein — protein MILNLFIIAILIAFTAFFVSSEFAMIKVRTTRIDQLLSEGNKEAESAKKVITNLDGYLSATQVGITITSLILGWLGEPTIQKILGPVFEQINIPQSLKNILSFIIAFIIITFFNVVIGELAPKTFAIQKAERIMLLFAPALILFYKIMYPFIWILNRSARFITGMFGVKPASEQEMVLSEEELRMILSESYKSGEINQSEYRYVNNIFEFDNRIAKEIMVPRTEIITLSKDSTMREIFDTIKAERYTRYPIIDGDKDSILGIVNIKEVLTDCIDQNCTDENPLIPYIKPVIHVLETIPIHELLLKLQKSRSHMAILSDEYGGTAGIVTVEDILEEIVGEIRDEFDIDELPLIQKKDEGHYILDAKVLIEDVNDLLGTTLEEEDLDTIGGWFLTQKFDVQKGDTIEKEGFIFQINENEGHHIMYIEVRKAEAPPL, from the coding sequence ATGATTTTAAATTTATTCATAATTGCAATTCTCATCGCCTTTACTGCATTCTTTGTTTCCTCAGAGTTTGCCATGATAAAGGTTCGCACAACTAGAATTGATCAACTGTTATCGGAAGGAAATAAAGAAGCCGAATCTGCAAAAAAGGTCATTACCAATTTGGATGGTTACTTATCAGCTACTCAAGTTGGAATTACAATAACATCCTTAATATTAGGATGGCTTGGTGAACCAACAATCCAAAAAATATTAGGACCGGTTTTCGAGCAAATAAATATACCGCAATCATTAAAAAATATTCTTTCTTTTATTATTGCTTTTATAATTATTACTTTTTTCAATGTTGTCATTGGGGAATTAGCACCTAAAACGTTTGCTATTCAAAAAGCGGAAAGAATCATGTTGCTATTCGCTCCTGCTCTCATCTTATTTTATAAAATCATGTATCCATTTATTTGGATTTTAAATCGATCAGCTCGATTTATCACAGGAATGTTCGGTGTTAAACCAGCTTCTGAACAGGAAATGGTTCTTTCAGAAGAAGAACTACGAATGATTCTATCAGAAAGTTATAAAAGTGGGGAAATAAATCAATCGGAATATAGGTATGTTAATAATATTTTTGAATTTGATAACCGGATTGCTAAGGAAATAATGGTGCCGCGAACGGAAATCATCACCTTATCGAAGGATTCAACCATGAGAGAAATTTTCGATACAATAAAGGCGGAAAGATATACTCGATATCCAATTATTGATGGTGATAAAGATAGCATTTTGGGGATTGTCAATATTAAAGAAGTTTTGACAGATTGCATCGATCAAAACTGCACAGATGAAAACCCATTGATTCCATATATTAAACCAGTTATTCATGTACTTGAAACCATTCCCATTCACGAACTGTTACTAAAACTACAAAAGAGCCGCTCCCACATGGCCATTCTATCTGATGAATACGGTGGGACAGCAGGTATTGTAACTGTCGAGGATATTCTAGAGGAAATAGTTGGTGAAATTCGAGATGAATTCGATATTGACGAGCTCCCACTTATCCAGAAAAAAGATGAAGGCCACTATATTCTAGACGCAAAAGTTCTTATTGAGGATGTAAACGATCTTCTGGGTACTACACTTGAGGAAGAAGATTTAGATACAATTGGAGGATGGTTTCTAACCCAAAAATTTGATGTTCAAAAGGGTGATACAATTGAAAAAGAAGGGTTCATTTTCCAAATAAACGAAAATGAAGGCCATCATATAATGTATATTGAGGTAAGAAAAGCGGAAGCACCACCTTTATAA
- a CDS encoding GNAT family protein: MFTIKVDQEIEIQLFQPHHSPNLFQLVEDNRIHLNEWLPWVENMHSKYQFDSIIPIWLQQFAENNGFNAGIIYNDNLVGSIGLTQIDWYNKQTSIGYYLAANAEGHGIMTRSVQALLNYAFFELGLNRVEIRCGEKNIKSRAIPERLGFVKEGKIRDGEQLHNHFHDLIIYGMLSRDWNKILNP; the protein is encoded by the coding sequence ATGTTTACAATAAAGGTAGATCAGGAAATTGAGATTCAATTATTTCAGCCTCATCATTCTCCAAATCTTTTTCAGTTAGTTGAAGATAATCGAATTCATCTGAATGAATGGCTTCCATGGGTAGAAAATATGCACTCTAAGTATCAATTCGATTCCATCATCCCTATTTGGCTTCAACAATTTGCAGAAAATAACGGATTCAACGCGGGAATTATTTATAATGATAACCTTGTAGGCTCAATCGGCCTAACCCAAATTGATTGGTACAATAAACAAACCAGCATTGGCTATTATCTTGCAGCAAATGCTGAAGGCCATGGAATTATGACGAGGTCCGTTCAAGCTTTATTAAATTACGCTTTTTTTGAATTGGGCTTAAATCGAGTTGAGATTCGTTGTGGTGAAAAGAATATCAAAAGCAGAGCCATTCCGGAAAGGCTTGGGTTTGTTAAAGAAGGGAAAATTAGAGATGGAGAACAATTACACAATCACTTTCATGATTTGATTATTTACGGAATGCTCTCAAGAGACTGGAATAAGATTTTAAATCCATAA
- a CDS encoding HAMP domain-containing sensor histidine kinase, translating to MIEEVLNFLYPSILDGKVKVIKRLTENIPLYGYADEIRQVFINIIFNAIDVLGHHQNFKPTIIIKSYIDDRHINIEITNNGQMIPEELRKTIFEPFFTTKKLGTGLGLFVCKEIIEKHKGELTCYSIPKKTTFTIKLPIAVENKE from the coding sequence TTGATTGAAGAAGTATTAAACTTTCTCTATCCGAGCATTCTTGACGGAAAAGTAAAAGTTATCAAAAGGCTTACTGAAAATATACCTTTATATGGTTATGCTGATGAGATCAGACAGGTTTTCATCAATATTATCTTTAACGCCATTGATGTACTTGGACACCATCAAAACTTCAAGCCCACGATAATCATTAAAAGCTACATTGATGATAGACATATAAATATTGAAATTACTAATAACGGCCAAATGATTCCTGAGGAATTGCGAAAAACGATATTTGAACCTTTCTTCACAACAAAAAAGCTTGGTACAGGACTAGGATTGTTTGTTTGCAAAGAAATTATTGAAAAACACAAAGGAGAGCTAACATGCTACTCCATCCCCAAAAAAACTACTTTTACCATCAAATTACCTATTGCAGTTGAGAATAAAGAGTAA
- a CDS encoding histidine kinase N-terminal domain-containing protein: protein MLTETRKSDLFDLYIKYKWNILTDWNELIIFSNDDPFKEKIPLNGEKFLDVVLTVFKMPGNEHLDLIEKHALEVASERVKADINIGDFVYNVNLGRTLFHSYLSKLGLTWEEMQEAINLINNCFDKFLFFAVTHYAEAKDKIILEKTQFIDSTHQDRLTLLGQMTSSFIHEFRNPLTSIQGFIQLLKADYPNMKYLEIISSELD from the coding sequence ATGTTAACCGAAACAAGAAAATCCGATTTATTTGATCTATATATAAAGTATAAATGGAATATATTAACTGACTGGAATGAGTTAATTATCTTTTCAAATGATGACCCCTTTAAGGAGAAAATCCCTTTAAACGGCGAAAAGTTTCTTGATGTTGTGCTCACAGTTTTTAAAATGCCAGGTAATGAACATTTAGATTTAATTGAAAAACATGCGCTTGAAGTGGCTTCGGAAAGAGTTAAGGCCGATATTAATATAGGAGATTTTGTCTATAATGTAAATCTCGGCAGAACCCTTTTTCATAGTTATTTAAGTAAGCTTGGATTGACATGGGAAGAGATGCAGGAAGCAATTAATTTAATTAATAATTGTTTTGATAAATTTCTATTTTTTGCTGTCACCCATTACGCAGAAGCTAAGGATAAAATCATTCTAGAAAAAACACAATTTATTGATTCAACCCACCAGGATCGCTTAACTCTTCTAGGTCAAATGACGTCAAGCTTTATCCACGAATTTAGGAATCCACTTACTTCAATTCAAGGGTTCATTCAATTACTAAAGGCAGATTATCCTAACATGAAGTATTTAGAGATCATCTCCAGTGAGTTAGATTAG
- a CDS encoding FeoA family protein: MFGKLKAGDKGKIIDISHVGRLVQRRLLDLGFTEGSEICVKCVMPFGGPIIIESSGQCIGIRLHEADRIELERL, translated from the coding sequence ATGTTCGGTAAGTTAAAAGCGGGAGATAAAGGAAAAATAATCGATATATCTCATGTCGGACGTCTTGTTCAAAGACGGCTGCTTGACCTAGGTTTTACGGAAGGTTCAGAAATTTGTGTGAAATGCGTCATGCCATTTGGGGGGCCAATAATAATAGAATCCTCTGGTCAGTGCATTGGAATTCGCCTTCATGAAGCAGATCGAATTGAATTGGAGAGGTTATAA